Sequence from the Pectobacterium carotovorum genome:
CCAGCAGAAGAGAGCGTCGCGTAATTCCTGCTCGCTCGGCTGGCGTTCGGTCACGACACGCAGTTGAGACGCATCAACCATGCCCAGATCGCGATCCTGTACCAGCAAACCGCCGTTGACGCGTTTGAAATCCAGACCAGCAACACGTTGCTGCCAATTGCCACAGGTCAGGACGCGTACGTTTTGTTTGGCAGCGGTCACCTTCAATGCGGCCTCGCTGGCAGATGGCGCAATAATCACTTCGACAAACTGACGGCTGATAATAGCCTGCGCCGTTTCTTCATCCAGTTCACGGTTGAAAGCGATAATGCCGCCGAATGCGGATGTTGGGTCGGTTTTATAGGCGCGTTCGTAGGCATCAAGGATTGAGCCGCCAATTGCTACACCACATGGATTCGCATGTTTAACTATAACGCAGGCCGGTTCGGCAAATTCTTTCACGCATTCCAGCGCCGCATCGGTATCGGCGATGTTGTTATAAGACAGTGCCTTTCCTTGTAACTGTGTAGCCGTCGCGACAGAAGCCTCGCTAATATTCTCTTCTATATAGAAGGCAGCTTGCTGATGGCTGTTCTCGCCGTAGCGCATGTCCTGCTTTTTGATGTAGTTCAGGTTCAACGTTCGTGGGAAGTTACCTGATGGTTTATCGGTTTCACCGTGGTAAGGAGGAACCAGTGCGCCAAAGTAGTTGGCAATCATGCTGTCGTACGCGGCAGTGTGTTCGAAGGCTTTGATCGCTAAATCGAAACGGGTTTCGTAGGTCAGTGAACCTTCGTTGGCGTCGATTTCATTAATGATGGCGCTGTAGTCGCTGCTCTTGACCACGATAGCGACATCTTTATGGTTCTTAGCGGCGGAGCGAACCATCGTCGGGCCGCCGATATCGATATTCTCGACGGCGTCTTCTAATGTGCAGTTCTCACGAGCTACGGTCTGGGCAAACGGATACAGATTCACTACAACGATATCGATCGGCTTAATGTCATGCTGCGTCATGATCGCATCATCTTGATCGCGCCGTCCCAGAATACCGCCGTGTACTTTCGGGTGCAGGGTCTTTACACGCCCATCCATCATTTCCGGGAAGCCAGTGTAGTCAGAGACTTCAGTCACTGCTAGGCCAGCATCAGCCAGCAAACGGGCGGTTCCTCCGGTTGAAAGGAGCTCGACGCCACGGTGGGAAAGAGCTTGAGCAAATTCGACAATACCTGCTTTGTCAGAAACGCTGAGCAGAGCGCGGCGAATTGGACGGCGTTGTTGCATGATGATGTTATCCCCTGGATTTGGGTAGTCAGTAAAGAACGGTATGTGAATATCGTCTTTGTCAGAGCAATAATTGCGGAATAAAGAGAAATATTCAGTTAGCGTTCGCAAAAATACGACGATTTTGAACGGGGTGAATTGTAGCGAAAACGTTTGCGTGATGCTCGTCAATTTTTGAGTAGAATGCTTTCTGTGGATAAATTTGTGCAAAAAAAGGTATAAGGAGGGGTTTTGCTGTGGAATGCAGCAAACAGTCATTTTTCTTTAAAATACCTATTGCGACAGGTCGAGAAGTCCCTATAATGCGCCTCCATCGACACGGCGCTGTGATTCACAACCGGGTCGGTAAAGAAAGAGAAAACGCTTTAAAATAAGCGTTGACTCTGAAGGTGAAAAGCGTAATATACGCCACCTCGCGAAG
This genomic interval carries:
- the purH gene encoding bifunctional phosphoribosylaminoimidazolecarboxamide formyltransferase/IMP cyclohydrolase translates to MQQRRPIRRALLSVSDKAGIVEFAQALSHRGVELLSTGGTARLLADAGLAVTEVSDYTGFPEMMDGRVKTLHPKVHGGILGRRDQDDAIMTQHDIKPIDIVVVNLYPFAQTVARENCTLEDAVENIDIGGPTMVRSAAKNHKDVAIVVKSSDYSAIINEIDANEGSLTYETRFDLAIKAFEHTAAYDSMIANYFGALVPPYHGETDKPSGNFPRTLNLNYIKKQDMRYGENSHQQAAFYIEENISEASVATATQLQGKALSYNNIADTDAALECVKEFAEPACVIVKHANPCGVAIGGSILDAYERAYKTDPTSAFGGIIAFNRELDEETAQAIISRQFVEVIIAPSASEAALKVTAAKQNVRVLTCGNWQQRVAGLDFKRVNGGLLVQDRDLGMVDASQLRVVTERQPSEQELRDALFCWKVAKFVKSNAIVYARDNMTIGIGAGQMSRVYSAKIAGIKAGDEGLEVKGSAMASDAFFPFRDGIDAAAAVGITCVIQPGGSIRDDEVIAAANEHGIAMIFTDMRHFRH